A DNA window from Eikenella exigua contains the following coding sequences:
- a CDS encoding ABC transporter ATP-binding protein — protein sequence MTPPPELTLLIEFKNVSKHYDSHAAVSELNLTIHQGEFFVLVGGSGSGKSTTLRMINALIEPTDGNVYLHGKRIKDYDIRQLRHQIGYVLQQIALFPTMTVAENIELMPDVLGWPKAERKTRVNELLELVELDPAHYRDRYPHELSGGEQQRIGILRAIAAKPQVLLMDEPFSALDPLVRTVLQDQIAMIHQKFGTTIVFVTHDMQEAAKLACRIGVMHNGKLVQIGTPEEIKKQPANDYVQSLFSAADTPDAERIINQFLRLDQQGQEAVRRALL from the coding sequence ATGACCCCGCCGCCTGAATTAACCCTGCTGATTGAATTCAAAAACGTCAGCAAACACTACGACAGCCATGCCGCCGTGAGCGAACTGAACCTCACCATCCACCAGGGCGAATTCTTCGTGCTGGTGGGCGGCTCCGGCAGCGGCAAATCTACCACCCTGCGCATGATTAACGCGCTAATTGAACCGACCGATGGCAACGTTTATCTGCACGGCAAACGGATTAAAGACTACGACATCCGCCAGCTCCGCCACCAAATTGGTTACGTATTACAGCAAATCGCGCTCTTTCCCACTATGACTGTGGCGGAAAACATCGAACTCATGCCAGACGTACTGGGCTGGCCGAAAGCAGAACGCAAAACGCGTGTGAATGAATTGTTGGAGCTGGTGGAACTTGACCCTGCACACTACCGCGACCGCTATCCGCACGAACTTTCCGGCGGCGAACAGCAGCGCATCGGCATTTTGCGCGCCATTGCCGCCAAGCCCCAAGTGCTGCTGATGGATGAACCGTTTTCCGCGCTCGACCCACTGGTGCGCACCGTGCTGCAAGACCAAATTGCTATGATTCACCAAAAATTTGGCACCACTATCGTTTTCGTTACCCACGATATGCAGGAAGCAGCGAAACTTGCATGCCGTATCGGTGTAATGCATAACGGCAAACTGGTACAAATCGGTACGCCCGAAGAAATCAAAAAGCAGCCTGCAAACGATTACGTGCAATCGTTGTTTTCCGCCGCCGACACGCCCGATGCCGAACGCATCATCAACCAATTCCTGCGGCTGGACCAACAAGGGCAGGAGGCGGTGAGACGGGCGTTGCTTTGA
- a CDS encoding 5' nucleotidase, NT5C type has product MLILLDQDNVLADFKSGFRRHWRGRFGEDAPIEGKEHIFYIRDRLPEHLRPHAAELYGAVGFFESLPSMPGAVEAAHALLAAGHDVRICTAPVNQYRYCAGEKIAWVEQHLGAGWTRRVIIAKDKTWVRGDILIDDKPTIEGSLPPLWQHRLYDAPHNRHLNVPRIVWTQPETWADLLDN; this is encoded by the coding sequence ATGCTCATCCTGCTCGACCAAGACAATGTGCTCGCCGACTTTAAAAGCGGATTCCGCCGCCATTGGCGCGGCCGCTTCGGCGAAGACGCGCCGATAGAAGGCAAAGAACACATTTTCTACATCCGCGACCGCCTACCCGAGCACCTGCGCCCGCACGCAGCCGAGCTCTACGGCGCAGTCGGGTTTTTCGAAAGCCTGCCGTCCATGCCCGGCGCAGTGGAAGCTGCCCACGCCCTTTTGGCTGCCGGCCACGACGTGCGCATCTGTACCGCGCCGGTCAACCAATACCGCTACTGCGCCGGCGAGAAAATCGCCTGGGTGGAACAACACTTGGGCGCAGGATGGACACGGCGCGTGATTATCGCCAAAGACAAAACCTGGGTGCGCGGCGACATCCTCATCGACGACAAACCGACTATCGAAGGCAGCCTGCCGCCCCTGTGGCAACACCGCCTCTACGATGCGCCACATAACCGCCACCTGAACGTACCGCGCATTGTATGGACACAGCCGGAAACCTGGGCTGATTTGCTGGATAATTGA
- a CDS encoding class I SAM-dependent methyltransferase, giving the protein MLKIQNAVSETLLIPLYMKYLDAQQSRPILNDLAALRLVPQIDYDFARFRTARNSRVGTALRARYFDQVAADFIRRYPEGIVAILGCGLDSRRERLGSTADHTPFYQLDLPDVIALRETLLPPQANETLIPASAFDTDWMEQLRQSHPAAPVFFILEGVLMYFAEAQVRELFQQLAQRFRGEIAFDVAGTFMVKHSDQHDALKHARARFDFACDDDRQMESWAANLHLVSAKRMTDFPEAKDIGLNYWLMRLFPKIRHAYRLLHYRID; this is encoded by the coding sequence ATGCTAAAAATCCAAAACGCCGTCAGCGAAACCCTGCTGATTCCGCTCTACATGAAATACCTCGATGCACAGCAAAGCCGGCCGATACTGAACGACCTCGCCGCCCTGCGCCTTGTGCCGCAAATCGACTACGACTTCGCCCGATTCCGCACTGCCCGCAACAGCCGCGTAGGCACAGCCCTGCGCGCCCGCTACTTCGACCAAGTGGCCGCCGACTTCATCCGCCGATACCCAGAAGGCATCGTTGCCATCCTCGGCTGCGGGCTCGACAGCCGCCGCGAGCGGCTCGGCAGTACCGCCGACCATACCCCTTTCTACCAGCTCGACCTGCCCGACGTCATCGCCCTGCGCGAAACACTGCTGCCGCCGCAAGCCAACGAAACCCTCATCCCCGCCTCCGCATTCGACACTGACTGGATGGAACAGCTGCGCCAAAGCCACCCCGCCGCCCCCGTGTTCTTTATCCTCGAAGGCGTGCTGATGTATTTTGCCGAAGCCCAAGTGCGCGAACTGTTCCAACAGCTTGCCCAACGCTTCCGCGGCGAAATCGCCTTCGACGTGGCCGGCACGTTTATGGTGAAGCATTCCGACCAACACGACGCCCTCAAACACGCCCGCGCCCGCTTCGATTTCGCCTGCGACGACGACCGTCAAATGGAAAGCTGGGCCGCCAACCTCCATCTCGTGTCCGCCAAACGCATGACCGATTTCCCCGAAGCCAAAGACATCGGCCTCAACTACTGGCTCATGCGCCTATTTCCTAAAATCCGCCATGCCTATCGATTGCTGCACTACCGGATTGATTAG
- a CDS encoding NADH-dependent flavin oxidoreductase, producing MNPVFQPYTFNNGATVPNRLAVAPLTHFSSDENGHITDQERTFLQNRFNGFGLFIAAATLVQANGKAFEGQPYAINEDDLPSLREVAQIAQTQGAKAILQIHHGGKSALKELCGDTVAPSADEATGAREMTTAEIEQLIAAYANAATLAVQAGFDGVEIHGANGYLLQQFVSAQTNRRTDEWGGSLHNRLRFPLAVVDAVAAAVKAHAKPEFILGYRFSPEEPGEHGITMAETFALVDALVQKPLQYLHVSLWDFYKHARRGADTNRARMELLHERIAGRLPLIGVGNLYTGSDIAKAFNTGWAEFIALGKTVLINPDLADLLRENRDTNIQTDLDPDRADHYRLPDALWQRCLTNSPWLPPVKGMERQIVDI from the coding sequence ATGAACCCCGTCTTCCAGCCCTACACCTTCAACAACGGTGCCACTGTTCCCAACCGCCTCGCCGTCGCCCCCTTGACCCATTTTTCCTCCGATGAAAACGGCCATATTACCGACCAAGAGCGCACGTTTTTGCAAAACCGCTTCAACGGTTTCGGCCTGTTTATCGCCGCCGCCACGTTGGTGCAGGCAAACGGCAAAGCCTTTGAAGGCCAACCCTACGCCATAAATGAGGACGACCTGCCCAGCTTGCGCGAAGTTGCCCAAATCGCCCAAACGCAAGGCGCGAAAGCCATCCTGCAAATCCATCACGGCGGCAAATCCGCCCTCAAAGAACTCTGCGGTGACACCGTCGCCCCGTCCGCCGATGAAGCCACGGGTGCGCGCGAAATGACCACCGCCGAAATCGAGCAGCTCATCGCCGCCTATGCCAATGCCGCCACCCTCGCGGTGCAGGCCGGATTTGACGGTGTGGAAATCCATGGTGCAAACGGCTATCTGCTGCAACAATTCGTGTCCGCCCAAACCAACCGCCGCACCGACGAATGGGGTGGCAGCCTGCACAACCGCCTGCGCTTCCCGCTGGCCGTGGTCGATGCGGTGGCCGCCGCCGTCAAAGCGCACGCCAAACCAGAGTTCATCTTGGGCTACCGTTTCTCGCCCGAAGAGCCTGGTGAACACGGCATTACCATGGCGGAAACTTTCGCACTCGTGGACGCGCTGGTGCAAAAACCGCTGCAATATCTGCACGTTTCGCTGTGGGACTTCTACAAACACGCCCGACGCGGCGCAGACACTAACCGCGCCCGCATGGAACTGCTGCACGAGCGCATTGCTGGCCGCCTGCCCTTAATCGGCGTGGGCAACCTTTACACCGGTAGCGACATCGCCAAAGCGTTTAACACCGGCTGGGCGGAGTTCATCGCGTTGGGAAAAACCGTGCTGATTAACCCCGATTTGGCCGATTTGCTGCGCGAAAACCGCGATACCAACATCCAAACCGACCTTGACCCCGACCGCGCCGACCACTACCGCCTGCCCGACGCGCTGTGGCAACGCTGCCTGACCAACTCGCCGTGGCTGCCGCCGGTGAAAGGGATGGAACGGCAGATTGTGGATATTTGA